A single Tenacibaculum sp. Bg11-29 DNA region contains:
- a CDS encoding GNAT family N-acetyltransferase → MLLCSKHSLNVRYFYNINEISNDIWKELDCESNRYFHRKYLEALQLNNSSIKFAYIVLLNENNSPVALATIQIVDFYLDSVQNDMQSVVEWVKCMGRKLGLIPPENVFKILTCGNTFVSGEHGVFIKDNQDKNTIIRSIAKAVVDFENLSAKNSADVFMFKDFENISEFTTSLHDEGYNSFNVDPNMVLHLEPNWSSLDDYLTALKTKFRVKARKAFKLSELLKTEDVTAGRLSELFPEMTSLYKTVSTKASFNLGDFNLKTYKTLKENLGDNYILKVYWLEDKLVGFLSGVFNQESLDAHFVGIDYVNNRQYAIYQRILYDYISLGIAKKVKTINFGRTASEIKSSVGAVPQDLTIYLRHKKTIPNRILSLFLNRIQPSEFTQRHPFKLKD, encoded by the coding sequence ATGTTATTGTGTAGTAAACATTCTTTAAATGTTCGGTATTTTTATAATATTAATGAAATTTCAAATGATATTTGGAAGGAATTAGATTGTGAAAGTAACAGGTATTTTCATAGAAAATATTTAGAAGCATTACAACTAAATAATTCGAGCATAAAATTTGCTTACATAGTTTTATTGAATGAAAATAATTCACCCGTAGCTTTGGCAACTATTCAAATAGTAGATTTTTATTTAGATAGTGTTCAGAACGATATGCAATCTGTTGTAGAATGGGTGAAATGTATGGGGAGAAAATTAGGTCTTATACCGCCAGAAAACGTTTTTAAGATACTTACCTGTGGAAATACTTTTGTAAGTGGTGAGCACGGAGTTTTTATAAAAGACAATCAAGATAAAAATACAATTATTAGAAGTATAGCTAAAGCTGTTGTTGATTTTGAGAATTTAAGTGCTAAAAATTCTGCTGATGTTTTTATGTTTAAAGATTTCGAAAATATATCAGAGTTTACAACATCATTACATGATGAAGGTTATAATTCGTTTAATGTAGATCCTAATATGGTTTTACATTTAGAACCTAATTGGAGCAGCTTAGATGATTATTTAACAGCATTAAAAACAAAATTTAGAGTAAAGGCAAGAAAAGCATTTAAACTAAGTGAGTTGTTAAAAACAGAAGATGTTACAGCTGGAAGGCTTTCTGAGTTGTTTCCAGAAATGACTTCACTTTATAAAACCGTATCGACTAAAGCTAGTTTTAATTTAGGTGACTTTAATTTAAAAACCTACAAAACGTTAAAGGAAAACTTAGGAGATAATTATATTTTAAAAGTCTATTGGTTAGAAGATAAATTAGTAGGTTTTTTATCAGGAGTTTTTAATCAAGAATCATTAGATGCCCATTTTGTAGGGATAGATTATGTAAATAATAGACAGTACGCTATATATCAGCGTATATTATATGACTATATATCTTTAGGTATAGCAAAGAAAGTAAAGACAATAAATTTTGGAAGAACAGCTAGTGAAATTAAAAGCTCGGTAGGTGCAGTTCCACAAGATTTAACTATTTATTTACGTCATAAAAAAACGATTCCAAACCGTATCTTAAGTTTATTTTTAAATAGAATTCAGCCTTCAGAATTTACGCAAAGGCATCCATTTAAATTAAAGGACTAA